The stretch of DNA AGCATTCTGCAAATATTCCACCATCTATGCAATTTCATGACAGAGTAGATAACAACAAGCATTCTTCTGTTGTTTCTCCATCATCTCACTCTTACACACCTGGAGTTTATCCTTCCCAAGACTATCCTCCTGCTCCTCCACCTTCCCAAGACTATCATCCTCCTCCACCTTCCCAAGACTTTCATTCTCCTCCACCTTCCCAGGACTATCATTCTCCTCCCCCTTCCCAGGACTATCATCCTCCACCACCTTCCCAAGATTATCATCCTCCACCGTCATCCCAAGATTACCATCCTCCACCTGCCAGGTCAGAAAGTTCTTATCACGAACTTTACAACCATCAGCAATACTCATCGGAGAATTCACAGCATTTAGGGCCTAACTACCCTTCTCATGAAAATTCCTCTTATTCCTATCCCCATTTTCAGTCTTATCCAAGTTTTTCAGAAAGCAGCATCCCATCAGTCCCATCAAACTATACTTATTATCAAGGGTCGGATGCTTCATATTCTTCCCAGTCAGCTCCGCTAACTACAAGCCATTCAGCGAGTGCTCATCACAGTTCTAGCAGCAGAAATGGAACTACTGTGGAACCTAAATCAACTACTCAGACATACCATTATGACAGTAACTACCAGCCAGCACCTGAAAAAATAGCGGAGGCACACAAGGCTGCAAGATTTGCTGTTGGAGCACTTGCATTTGATGATGTCTCAATTGCAGTAGACTACTTGAAGAAATCACTTGAGTTGCTGACAAATCCATCCGCTGGCCAgtaatatttatgtaaattgAAATATTGATTTCGATGGTTTTTCTGCCTATTATTTGCATGCCCTGTTTTGTATATTATATGCATCATGCACTTAAAAGTGTGAATAAGTTAGGGAACATGACCTAAACGGAAATCATAAAATGTGCTGGAACTCTGCTGTCTTTCCCGTTTATCTGGTGGTAATTATTGAGATTAGCTTGTTTGTCAAGGAATTGTGATACATACAAGATGtctgcttgatgaatttgagttGTATGTCTAGAACaattctctttttgtttttttggggGGATTGCCTCCGAACTTAGATTCAGGTTCACATTCATTTATTCATCCATGGACCCTGAGGATTTGAATCTCAGCTGTTAAATTCTTGGGTATATATTGTTGCTCAACAAGTTCCATTTCAGAGATTATGCAATCTGGAATGGCATAAAAatctgatatttttttaaaagagagctggcaacattttattgacaaatttcCATATGAAATCT from Vigna unguiculata cultivar IT97K-499-35 chromosome 8, ASM411807v1, whole genome shotgun sequence encodes:
- the LOC114194780 gene encoding protein HOMOLOG OF MAMMALIAN LYST-INTERACTING PROTEIN 5 — its product is MANENEPAKLLLPYLQRADELQKHEPLVAYYCRLYAMERGLKIPQSERTKTTNALLVSLMKQLEKDKKSIQIGPEDNLYLEGFALNVFGKADKQDRAGRADLNTAKTFYAASIFFEILNQFGAVQPDLEQKQKYAVWKAADIRKALKEGRKPIAGPPAGDEDLSIPFSSSSDRYDPGTTETTVSSPGPESDSSPSYHNPANYQNPNIHPAPKFHDTVNEQHSANIPPSMQFHDRVDNNKHSSVVSPSSHSYTPGVYPSQDYPPAPPPSQDYHPPPPSQDFHSPPPSQDYHSPPPSQDYHPPPPSQDYHPPPSSQDYHPPPARSESSYHELYNHQQYSSENSQHLGPNYPSHENSSYSYPHFQSYPSFSESSIPSVPSNYTYYQGSDASYSSQSAPLTTSHSASAHHSSSSRNGTTVEPKSTTQTYHYDSNYQPAPEKIAEAHKAARFAVGALAFDDVSIAVDYLKKSLELLTNPSAGQ